The Balearica regulorum gibbericeps isolate bBalReg1 chromosome 12, bBalReg1.pri, whole genome shotgun sequence genome includes a region encoding these proteins:
- the LOC104633334 gene encoding C2 calcium-dependent domain-containing protein 4C, with protein sequence MWFFEKIRASHENGNLPSSSFLGLPPGQNLPEKARLGAAAFPNVLTPDRIPEFCIPPRLTSSGPPKGTGSHQDYRSDDADLNSSDYSPSSSLPHLIQVESAEEIPAPEEESTNSDPQSQAALSLPHFPRAPTSYGFCTLLESPHTRRKESIFHGDPRGALPSLMLSRSRANTFSGKGSMSNPIAISFASVRLPPKHLSLHRQGACDSDTASSSDSSPFSSPLLSRSPPRSCSLIKTQSQEGFLCRALKARNKSSMARNNSLSTEESSSTDNSPSAIRRASEGLLATQRFSMSCSPIFPLDLTHSQERLVGESTVVMDKGGMLRLSTEYCSENERLRVRLISAEGLYDDSVEPKNINCCITFSLVPGKTQKQRSTVIKRSRNPIFNEDFFFDGIAEEELYTLSIRMKAMNKGCSMKRDYTLGERELSLITMLSV encoded by the coding sequence ATGTGGTTCTTCGAAAAGATCAGAGCATCACATGAAAATGGAAACCTGCCTAGCTCCTCCTTCCTGGGACTGCCACCTGGCCAAAATCTGCCTGAAAAAGCCCGActgggggctgctgcttttcctaatGTGCTCACCCCTGACAGAATCCCTGAATTCTGCATTCCCCCCAGGCTGACCAGCTCCGGTCCCCCCAAGGGCACTGGCTCCCACCAGGACTATCGTTCAGATGATGCAGATCTTAATTCTTCTGACTACAGCCCTAGCTCTTCTTTGCCACATCTCATTCAGGTGGAAAGTGCTGAAGAGATCCCAGCCCCGGAGGAAGAAAGCACCAACTCGGATCCACAATCCCAAGCAGCGCTCTCCCTGCCTCACTTTCCCAGAGCCCCCACTTCCTATGGCTTCTGCACTTTGCTGGAAAGTCCCCACACCAGGAGAAAGGAGTCTATCTTCCATGGTGACCCACGTGGTGCTCTGCCCAGCCTGATGCTGTCTCGATCCAGAGCGAACACATTCAGTGGCAAAGGAAGTATGTCCAATCCCATTGCTAtcagctttgcttctgtgaGGCTCCCTCCCAAGCATCTCTCCCTGCACAGGCAAGGCGCCTGTGACAGCGATACTGCCTCCTCCAGCGATTCCTCTCCTTTCAGTTCTCCACTTCTCAGCAGGTCACCGCCTAGATCCTGTTCCCTAATCAAAACACAAAGTCAGGAGGGATTCCTGTGCCGCGCGCTGAAAGCCAGGAACAAATCTAGCATGGCCAGAAACAATTCTCTCTCTACAGAGGAAAGCAGCTCCACTGATAACAGCCCCAGTGCCATCAGGCGGGCCTCTGAGGGGCTGCTTGCCACGCAGCGCTTTAGCATGTCCTGTTCGCCCATCTTTCCTCTGGACCTGACCCACAGCCAGGAAAGGCTAGTGGGAGAGAGCACGGTGGTAATGGACAAGGGAGGCATGTTGAGGCTATCAACTGAATACTgctcagaaaatgaaaggctgCGGGTCCGCCTGATCAGCGCAGAGGGTTTATATGATGACTCTGTAGAGCCCAAAAACATAAACTGCTGTATCACCTTCTCCCTGGTGCCAgggaaaacacagaagcagagaagcaCTGTTataaagagaagcagaaatcccATCTTCAATGAAGACTTCTTTTTTGATGGCATTGCAGAAGAAGAGCTTTACACCCTCTCTATAAGGATGAAAGCGATGAATAAAGGGTGCAGTATGAAACGGGATTACACCTTAGGAGAACGGGAGTTGTCTTTAATAACTATGTTGTCAGTATAA